The DNA window TGACTATGAGCAATTTCGGATACAAATAATTGCAAATTATTCTTTCTCGAGAGTGAAGAGTTGTGTGCTTTAAGGGTGCAGGAATGAATAGTTCAGATGCGTTCGAACAATCTGATTGGCAGGGCCTCTCAGGCGCAGATCAAGACACCCTGCGCTTCTGGTTGCAAGCAACAATAGCTCTCCAGCCGCTTGCGAAGGCAGCTGGGGTCGACCAAAAAAGCAAAGGTTCCATGATTTCCCAAGGGCTGGCATTCGAGGATAATCATGAAATTTACGGCTACACCTTGAACCTCACGGATAGAGGATGGCTTGCGATTGAATGGCTAAACCGCAACGATATTAGTATTTCTCTCTCCGGGTCTTTTGAAGACCAACCCCAATCATCGGGACTTTCCATATAAAAAATCCGCCGTGGCGTTAACTTTTTATTAACAATCGCATCAAATAGAAATAATTTTAGCATGTCCCACACGCGGGACCGAAAACAAAGCCGAATTTTGGTCTCGCCCTGCACCCTTTTGAGGTTCTGAAAGTTCACGAAGCATTCTTGCAAGGATTGCTTCCAACAGTCGTGACCGGGTTCCCACCTCACATCTGCTTATTGGCGAAGCGCTGCCTCAGCCATGCCGGCAGTGAAACCGACAACTCGAGGTGGTCGAACCGACCATCTGTCGCCCTTTCGAGTACCTTCCGGATTGACTTGCCCTGCGAACCAAGTGCCTTGGTCGGCCAATTGGGTTTCGTGGCCTCCCAAGCAGTCAGATAGCCGTCTGCCCAGATGGGGATGAGCGGGATCTCGGTGGGGATCAGAGCCGCATCGCCCCCCGCCTGCATCTTTGAGACGGTGCCGTTGTAATGCAGCATAAGGAGTTCGACAAAGCGGGACAGCTTCTTGTCAGTCTTCAGGTTGGCCGCAACAAGATCGAGGAGAGGGCTGAGCCAGTCGGGGGGCGCTACGGAGAGCGGTGCGGTACAGACCCCCATGAGATAGCCATCAAGCCAGGGCTCGGTCAGCCCGGCCGGACGCAGTAGTCTTGCCAACTCGCCTTTCTTCTCGGCCGCGAAGGCTGGCGCCACGGACGATGATACGAAAGGCCCCTCCAGGTCCGGGCCAAACAGTCCGCCCTGGCCATTCCCCCGGTCGATCCAGACAATGATGGATTGGTCGCAGATGAATTTCATGACCGGGATCTTCTTCAGATCCCGCCCATGCATCAGCGCACTAGCAACGGCGATGAACGTGTCTGCGTCGTCCGCTCCGATTGCACTGAGCAGCAGCGCGTTGCGGGCGATGACGGCGGCCCAATGCGCGCGGCGGGCTTCCAGCACACTCCACATGCTTCGGGTCAGAGCAGTGTGGGATTTTGCGCTCTCCAGTCCGGCCACCGTCTCGTCACTGTCCTCGAACCAGATCGCTAGCATTGGATACTGGTCCACCCAATACTGGCTGGCGGTGATCAGCCGCCCACGGGCCTGTACTGGCAGGCCGGCAATACGACCATCGGGATCGGCCAACCCAAGGATCGCCTCAACCGAAGCGGAGAGAGGGCGTAACCCAACAAGGCTGCAGGACTGTACCACATCCACTAGCCCCGGTACGGGTGCCAAGCCCGCCTCCAGCCCCTCGGCCACTGCGAGGCCGATTGCCTGCGCCATGTACTTTGGAGAAACGTCAAAGGCCTCGATCTCATCGGTAATCCGGGCCATGATAGCGCGCTGCTCAGTAGCGCTGGCGCAGGGCAGGACGTAGGCATCCTTTACCCCGAACCCTTGTTTCAGCAGAACCAGGGCAACGCTGCGCGAACTTCCCGTCTGAACTGTCGCCGCCATGCTTTGTGTCCCGGAACCATCAACAAGACTGGCGACGACCCGATGCAACTTCCGCTTGGGCTTGCTGATGGCGCTTGCTATCCCCTTGCGCATGGCATCACGAACAAGCCCATCCAAGCGGTCGCGCACCACAGCATCTGTCAGCCAGCTTCGCAGGATCGTGAGCCGCGCCAGCACCTCTGCAGAAAGTTGCCCAGACGCTAGTCGGTTGAATAGGCCTTCCACCGCGCCGGAGCGGATCTCTGCACTGGCGTCGAGCAGCCAGCCACAACCAAGTTCGGCGTAGATTTCCGGCGGACGCCCCACGACGACCCGGACCAATGCCTCGCGTGCCCCGGGTGCCATGGTGGGGAACATCTCGGCAAACATCGAGTAGAGGGCCGAACTGCCGCCGTCCTCTTGGATCAGCGGGCCAACCAGGCTGTCGAGAAGGGAGCCGAAATCAGCTGGATCTTGGCTCTCCCTAACGACCTCGTTGAAAGCAACCTCCTGCAAGGCGAGACTTTCCGGCGGGGTCAGGCCGGCGAGCACCCATGCTCTCGATACTGCCAGACGGCCTCTGAACGTCAAAATGCCTGTTACGACTAGCATGCTCAGATGGGTTTCAAGGCTATCAATAAAGAGCTTACCCTGCTGCCGCCCGTTCTCGCGCGCCATTCTGGCTTCGTCCAAGGCGGCACCCAGCAGGTGACTCATACGCTCCTCTACATCCTCGACCGTGGAGATGCTGGCCAGTGCTCCCAGCAAGTCCGCCGCATCCGCAGGTACCCTCAGAAGCGCCCGCCCGAATGCCGTCAGCTTCTCCGCCTGCACCTTCGGATTAGTGTTCTGCGCAAGAGCGGTGATCATGGTCGTGACGGAGCTGGGCAGCATGGAGGTCCCGGAAAAACCAAAGGTAACCCACGTCGATCCTGCATCGACACAGGCTGCAGTGCAAGCAAAGGGAGTTCGCTTGAGTTGGGACGCCACCAATGCACCAGATCCCACACAGGTCGGGCAGTCCAAACCCTCCGTGCAAAATATTGCGGATTTCTCGTGGCCCAACCAATGATCAGGTCTTGTCCATCCGGCAATTGGCGCACCAGAGGCACCGAACGTTCAGAGCGAAGGCCTAGAAAAGCGCAGAAGGCGGCGAAATCTTCGAACCACCTGTGTTCTTGGGAGAACGACTGGACGATCATGGCAGCAGCGCCCGTGTTCATCCGATCCGCCTCGATGATCGCAGCTGCAGTTCGGTGAAAGAGTTGGTAGCGAAGATTCCGAGGCGGCTCTACGAGGGGTACAATGGATCGGGCCTCGACGCGCAAAAACTGGATCATTCCTGCGGCAGTCGTGGCCAGCAGAAGCCAGTTGAGAACTTCGAACCTGTCGCCAAGGGTCATCGAGAGAGCACAAGATGAGAGCGACGCAGCGGAGACAACCGTTCCAGCCAAGTCGAGCCGCAGGCCGCTTTGATGCTGGCGGTCCACAGGGACCCCCTGCAGGATCATAAGCAACGCTGTAGTTTGCCCTGCTTACCGTTATAAAAAAGTATTGGCCGTCTGACGCGGTTGTTCAGAGCCGACTCATTACCGTGCTCCGGTACAGGACGGTTCAACAGCTGTCAGTCGCCGCCGAAGAGGTCGCGGGTATAGACCTTGTCCTCGACACCCTTGAGGTCGTCGGTCAGCCGGTTCGCCACGATCAGCCCGGCACGCGCCTTGAAGGCCTCTAGGTCGGTGATCACCTCGGAGCCGTAGAACTGGGTTTCGTCCATGGCGGGCTCGTAGACGATGACCTCGACGCCCTTGGCCTTCAGCCGCTTCATGATGCCCTGCACGGCGGACTGGCGGAAATTGTCCGACCCGGCCTTCATCACCAGCCGATAGATCCCCACCACCTGCGGGCGCCGCGCCAGAATATGGTCGGCGATCACGTCCTTGCGGGTGCGGTTCGCCTCGACCACGGCGGCAATCAGGTTCTGGGGCACGTCGGCATAGTTGGCCAAGAGCTGCTTGCTGTCCTTGGGCAGGCAATAGCCGCCATAGCCGAAGGAGGGGTTGTTGTAATGCCCGCCGATACGGGGATCCAGGCCCACGCCCTCGATGATCTGGCGGCTGTCCAGCCCGCTGGTCAGGGCATAGCTGTCCAGCTCGTTGAAATAGGCGACGCGCAGGGCAAGATAGGTATTGGCGAACAGCTTGATCGCCTCGGCCTCGGTGGGGCCGGTCAGCAGGATCGGGACATCGTCGTCCAACGCGGCCTCGGCCAGCAGGTCGGCAAAGACGCGGCCGCGCGGGCTGTCCTCGCCCACCACGATGCGCGAGGGGTGCAGGTTGTCGTGCAGCGCACGGCCCTCGCGCAGGAATTCGGGGCTGAAGATCACCTGATCGGTGCCGAGCCGCGCCCGCACGTCCAGCGTGAAGCCCACGGGCACGGTCGATTTCACCACGATCACCGCCTGCGGGGCCAGCCGCATGACATCCGCGATCACCGCCTCGACGCTGGAGGTGTCGAAGCGGTTAGTGACAGGATCGTAGTTGGTGGGCGTGGCCACGATGACATGGTCGGCGCCCGCATAGGCGGTGGCGGGGTCGGTCGTGGCGGTCAGGTCCAGATCGCGGGTCGCCAGATGATGAGCGATGTCCGCGTCGATGATCGGGCAGAGGCGGTCGTTCAGCATGGCGACGCGGTCCGCGTCCACGTCCAGCGCCCGGACCGTGTTGCGCCCGGCCAGAAGGACCGCGTTCGACAGGCCCACATAGCCGATCCCGGCAATGGCAATATTACAAAATGCCAATTTCTTTTCCCTTACTATTATATTTTGTGGAATTTATGATTCCTTGCAGTATCCCTGTGAAAGCAGGGCCGTCAGTACCAGCCAATACATCAGCAGAATGCGGATGCATCTCCTGTACAGGAACCGCAGGATCCGGACCGGTTGTCCGACATCGCTGTGGTGGGCACGGGCGATGATGAACCCAGACAGGACAAAGAAGAATTCAACGGCGCCGTAGCCCCATCCGAAGCCTTGCCACGCAGTATCCCCGTCGTACAGACGCAGCGGCAGCATGAAATTGTTGGCGTGATAAAGGACAACCAAAACAGTGGCAGCCGCACGCCCGGCCTGCAGAACCTCCAGCCGTTCCGGTGCCGGCCGAGACACTTTCACGGCGCTGGCCTGAACCGCTCGTAGAGCGCTTCCAGACGGCGACGCGCAGTCTGCGGGTGGAACTGATCGTACGCCGAGGCGACTGCGCCAGCACTCAGTTCCTCGTAAAGCGCTCGATCGTCCCAGCTGCCTGCCAAGCGCTCGAATAGCGCCGCTGACAGAGAGGCGGTCGCAGCCTCATAGGCTTCGAGGTATCCCGGATCCTGCTGCCGGTAAAGCCAAGACCATTTGCCGACAATCCGGTCATTGTCGAACGGCAGCAGGTGGCCATTTCGGCCCGTCTGGATAATTTCGGGCAGGACGCAGGTATTCGTGGCGATAACCGGCGTACCGGATGCAAGCGCCTCGATCGAGACAAAACCGAACGTGTCGTGGAAGGTCGGGAAGATGAGGTAATCCGCCGCATCCATGAGGTCATACACTGCTTTCGGTGGCAGACTGACATAATGCGTGACCCCCTCCTGATCCAGATCATGCAGCGCGGCGTCAACATAGGCGTGGTCTGGCGGCCCGACATAGTCGTGAGGTGTCCAGGCGAGGGAGGAGACGACCGTCGTCTGCACTGGCACGCCCGCCCGGCGCAGCTTGCGATGTGCCCGCAGCAGGACCGGCCCCCCTTTCGCATGAAATCCCGCCCGACGAAGAGCAGCTTCAGGGGGCCCTTGCGCGATTTCGGCCGGTTCGTGCGGGGCGCGACTGCGGGATAAACCAATTCGGTTTTTTCAAGAAGCCGCGGCAGGTCCGGGAAATCGCGGTGCTGCTGCCTGAACTGACGCAGGGCATATTCTGAAATCGCGATGATGCCGCGGCAGCGTGCCGACAGCAGGTCGTTGCGCAGCCGCCGTTCAAGCCAGCCGATCCGGCGGTCGTCCGGCATCCTCGGCAGGTAATCCTCGAAGGTGACGACGTAGGGTCTGCGCGTTAGCCGGGGGATGGCATTCCAGGCGTGGATCGCTTCGAACCCCGGCTCAGGCAGGAAGGAGATCGAGTCCGCCCAAGACAGATACCGGTTGAGCGGCGTCATCGCCCGCTCGACGAAGCGGGCGTTGCTCTGGCCCAAGGCAATGGTGAAATAGACATGATAGCTGTGGCCCGTGCGAATCCGGATTGGCGCTGCCAACGGCTGTGGCGCACCCATGTCCGGCTGCGGCCGCAGACCAGGAGGCTGGTCCTGAGGTGGCGGAATCAGCACGGGCATCTGCGTGCCTTGCACAGTCATGCCGCAGACCTCGACGAGAAGCTGACGCGTGCAAACTCGTCAAAGATATCATCGATCGACATGGTTAGACGCCAATCGGGATAGTCCGTCCGGAACCGGGTCAGGTCGGTGTAATAAACGACATGATCGCCGATCCGGTTCTGGTCACTGAGGGTCCAGGTCAGAGTGCGTCCGGAAAGCTGACCAATCCTGTCGATCGACTCTAGAATAGACACGCTGTTCGCCTTGCCGCCGCCTAGGTTGTAGACAGCCCCTGCCCGCGGCGCGGCGATGAAAGCGTCAAAGGCGGCGATGACATCCCGGCTGTGAATCTGGTCGCGGACCTGCTTGCCCTTGTATCCGAAGATGGTGTAAGGGCGATCTTCGGCAGCTGCCTTGAAGATGTAGGACAGATAACCGTGCAGCTGGGCGCCGGAGTGCCCTGCGCCAGTCAAGCACCCGCCGCGGAAGCAGACGGTGTTCATCCCGAAATAGCGCCCATACTCCTGCACCATGACATCGGCTGCCACCTTGCTGGCTCCGAAGAGGCTGTGCTTGGTTTGGTCAATCGGGAAAGTCTCCGCAATTCCTTTGGCATGATGCGGGTCGTTGAAGTCGAACCTAGTGTCGTGCTCGACCAGCGAGATAAAATTCGGGCCATCGCCGTAGACCTTATTGGTGCTGGTGAAGAGGAAGGGCGCTTCAGTGGCGTAGCGTCGCGTGGCCTCTAGGAGGTTTAGCGTGCCCACCGCATTGACTTCGAAATCGTCGAAGGGAATTGTCGCCGCAAGATCATGGCTGGGTTGAGCTGCACAGTGGATTACTGTATCGGGTCGAACCTCTGCGAAGAGATCGAGAACTGCGCGGCGGTCGCGGATGTCGATAGACGCGTGGCGATAGGCAGAGCAGTCCCGCTGCAGTCGGTCGCGCTGCCAAGCCGTGTCGCCATCGCTGCCGAAAAACACTCGGCGCATGTTGTTGTCGACGCCGATGACATTCCAGCCTTGGCGGTCGTAGTGCCGCACCGCTTCCGAGCCGATCAGGCCCGCGCTGCCGGTCACGATCATGCGTTTCATGGTTTGTCCTCTGTTCAAGAAGTGCGCGCTGCCCATTGCCGGGCCAGTGCAAAGAGAAAGATCGAATTGGTCACGGCGTACCGGCCAAACAGCCGCCTCGGCTCCTGGCTCAGGCGGAACAGCCACTCTAGCGCGTGATCCTGCATCCATTGAGGTGCCTGCCGCTTATGGCCAGCATGAAAATCGAAGGCCGCACCCACGCAAACCTGGGGCAAGCCGATGATGTCGCGGTGATCAAAGGCGAAGAGTTCCTGCCGTGGGCACCCCAAGCCGATGAAGACGATACCTGCGCCACTGTCGCGCACCCGCTGCGCAAGGGTCGCGCTTTCATCAGCTTGGAGCGGGCGAAATAGGGACGGCTCCGCCCCTGCCACCCGCAGCTTAGGAATCTTGGCGACCAATGCTTGGCTAAGCGCAGTGACGACCTCCCCGGTCGAACCATAGAGGAAGACCGGGATGTCCTGCGTAGCCGCAGCCTCGCAGATCCTTAGCATCAGCGTGGGGCCATAGACGCGGTCCGTTAAACCTGCACGATAAAGCAAGTTCAGTGCCATGCGAACCGGTTGGCCATCCGGTGTGACGATGTCGAACCGCTCGATCACTTGCCCCATTTCTGCCTTAGTCCGTGCCTCGACCACGCCATGAACCGCTAGGGCCGTAACAAGATATGGTTGCGATTGCCGTGCCGCGGCGATTACGCAATCTGCGGCGCGGTCATAGTCGACTACCGAGATGGGCACCCCGACAACCTTCCGGCGCGGCGGGGGCGTGGCTGAGGCTGCTTGCGCTGTTGTCATGGTTGTCTTTCACATCGGCAGGTTAGCTGGTTGTCGAAACCGAGATTGCCAAGGATCCTAGCAATATCCGCGATGCCCATTCGGGCTGCTGCCAAGGCCTGATCGGACAGGTCGGCACGCCTTGCCACCTTTCGGAGAGCCAAAACCTGTCCAAAAGGCTTAGCCAGCCCTTAAGCCCGGGGGCGCCCCTGCCCGGCCGACACCATCAGCACGGCTGCCGCAAAGATGATGAAGAGAAAGCTGTTCTGTACCAGCAGAAGGCTCTCGGTAAGGTTCATGACGATGAACACGCATATCAAGACGTTCAGCCAGAGCCACCCTTCTTGGGGCCTGTGCCAGTGCAGCCAAGCGCCTCGGGCAAGCACGCGCCAGAGCACTGTTAGCAGTGGGATCGTGCCGATGATGCCGCAGCTGAGCATCCAGTCGCGGAAGCCGTTATGCGCATGCGGCGCGATCCAGGCGAGCTTGGTCCAGATCTCCCAAGCTTCTCCATTTCCCTGGGTCCAAAACGCTTGGTAGCCATGGCCCAGCAGCGGCCGTTGCAGGATATTTTGATCCACGAGCGCCCAGAGCGGCACCCGCCCAGTCAGCGACGGGTCCTTGCCGACGCCCTCGGCCAACAACTCCACCAGCACCTTGATCGACATCAACCCCACAAGAGCCACCTGCGCCGCAATCAGGATTAGCACGATCCGGGTGGCGCCTCGGCTCCGGCGGAGCAGGGTATAAACCAGTGTGAAAAATCCAGACGCGGCCGATACCACTAGCGCCGTGCTTGATCCCGACAGGAGAAGACAGCAAAAGCTGGCGATCAGCAGAACAGTCGCCAAACCTCGCAAATTGGCCGTCCTGTCGACGAGAAGATTGGCCGTTGCCAGAATGCAGATCGCAGCATTCCAGCCTAGGACATTCTTGTGGTTGAAAACGCCGCGTAACTCATGGCCGACAGGCATATAGGCCATCTGGGGAGCAAGAACGGCAAACAAAAGACTGCAGACCATGCTTGTGCCAAGTACCGCTACCACGATCAGAAGGAACTGCCGCGGCGTGAACCTTGTGGCGACGACATAGGCAAGAAGAATTGACAGTGCGAGCCCGATCGACCGCCTTAGGGTGATTGACGGACTCACCGACCACAACGTTGACAAAAATGGTAACGCCACGAGCAAAGCAAAAGGCAGGTTTCCTCGCAACGTTGACAACAGTTGCCGCGGATGGCGCGCAGCGACCGAGATCGTAACAAGATAGACCGGTAGCAGCAGCATCTGCAGCGTTCGTTGTCCGGCTGCCGTTAGGTTGCCCGAGGCATCTGTGAAGGACAGGACCGTGACAGCCCCCGTGTGGAACAGTAGCAGGACGCTAACGACGCAGCATTCTACGGCCCTCCCACTGACCTGCACCCGATGAGGGCGGTAACCCACGGCAATTGTCATCGAGCTGACCTGCGAACGGCGTAATCTCTTTGCGACATACTGGGGTGGTGCGGCATGATTGACACTGGGTTGACTAGACGGGTCTAGTGTCAATCATGCCTTCTCCTTTGTGAATTGGGCAAACCGGTGCCCCATCAGCCGAAAGGCGCTGCGGGCCTTACCGCCTTTTGATAGTGTGTTAGCAAAATAAAACTTCTGGCGATGGCCGCAGATCCGAATGCGTGCAAGCCGGTGATGCACGATCGGCTAGTCTTTGGGGGACTCACTTGGAGCAAGGACATCCCGTGACACATCCACCTGTGAATACGGAATCTTGGACAATCAGGCCAGCGGCCTCGGCACACGGGATCGGCTGGCAACTTATGAACTTCGTCAACCGCTCTGATCAATGGCCTACAGACGGACAGTACAACTACCAATGCCTAGTCACGGAAGGCGAGTTTCTTTTCTGCGACTCTGTGGCCAGGTGTAATGATACTAACGTTGCGGCCCCGCTGCCCCACATACGGCGCAGGACAGGATGAGCGGGCTTGCAACACATCCAGTTCAGGCCACCGGCGACCACGTGATGTCGCCCGCCACAGCGCGGGGCCGCGAGCGGTCCGGGCTCAAGGTTCTGCTCCTCGTGTCGGACCTAGAAGACTACACCATTGCTTTCACCAACGGACTTGCCCACCATGTCGATGTCATTCTGGCCGTGCCTAGGCGTCAATATACGGCTTTGGCCGACTGGATAGATCCAAGTGTTGACCTGCGATTGCTCGACTGGCCCCGGCACCGCAGCCCGGCCAATATCGGCCTTATAGCCGCACTGTGGCGGCTTGTTCGCCGGGAACACCCGGATGTGATCCACATTCTCAGCAACAATACGCTTTGGCTCAATCTCGTCGTCCCTTTCTGGCGCGGCATTCCCGTCGTCACGACCATCCACGACGTGACCCTGCATCCCGGCGATCGGGAAACGGCAACGCTACCTGCTTGGGCGCCGCGACTGATGGCGCGGCAGTCGGCACACATCGTCGTACACGGAGACGGGCTCAAGGCCCACGCTGTCGAGGTATTCCGCAAGGACGGGCGCGCCGTCCACGTCCTGCCTCACCCGGCGATGCCCAGATACGCGCTGCTAGCGGAGAGAGAGGGACTGCGTCGCCGGTCGGACGGTACATTCAGGGTCCTGATGTTCGGCCGCATCTTTGCCTACAAGGGGTTGGATCTCCTGATGCGCGCCGAAAACCTCTTGCGGGACATGCCGGACCTGCGGATCGTCGTGGCGGGTCGCGGCGATGACCCCATGACAATGCGGAACAGGATGGGGGATCCGACCAAGTACGACATCAGGCACCGCTTCATCCTGGATCGAGAGGTCGCACAGCTGTTCCTGGATGCTGATATCGTGGTTTTGCCCTATTCCGAAGCCTCGCAAAGCGGTGTTTTGCATCTTGCCGGAACCTTCAGTCGTCCAGTCGTCGCGACGGAAGTCGGTGAGGTGGGGCCTGCCGTTCGCGATCATGATCTGGGCTTGGTGGTGCCC is part of the Paracoccus liaowanqingii genome and encodes:
- a CDS encoding UPF0149 family protein; this encodes MLPSSVTTMITALAQNTNPKVQAEKLTAFGRALLRVPADAADLLGALASISTVEDVEERMSHLLGAALDEARMARENGRQQGKLFIDSLETHLSMLVVTGILTFRGRLAVSRAWVLAGLTPPESLALQEVAFNEVVRESQDPADFGSLLDSLVGPLIQEDGGSSALYSMFAEMFPTMAPGAREALVRVVVGRPPEIYAELGCGWLLDASAEIRSGAVEGLFNRLASGQLSAEVLARLTILRSWLTDAVVRDRLDGLVRDAMRKGIASAISKPKRKLHRVVASLVDGSGTQSMAATVQTGSSRSVALVLLKQGFGVKDAYVLPCASATEQRAIMARITDEIEAFDVSPKYMAQAIGLAVAEGLEAGLAPVPGLVDVVQSCSLVGLRPLSASVEAILGLADPDGRIAGLPVQARGRLITASQYWVDQYPMLAIWFEDSDETVAGLESAKSHTALTRSMWSVLEARRAHWAAVIARNALLLSAIGADDADTFIAVASALMHGRDLKKIPVMKFICDQSIIVWIDRGNGQGGLFGPDLEGPFVSSSVAPAFAAEKKGELARLLRPAGLTEPWLDGYLMGVCTAPLSVAPPDWLSPLLDLVAANLKTDKKLSRFVELLMLHYNGTVSKMQAGGDAALIPTEIPLIPIWADGYLTAWEATKPNWPTKALGSQGKSIRKVLERATDGRFDHLELSVSLPAWLRQRFANKQM
- a CDS encoding DUF6946 family protein → MILQGVPVDRQHQSGLRLDLAGTVVSAASLSSCALSMTLGDRFEVLNWLLLATTAAGMIQFLRVEARSIVPLVEPPRNLRYQLFHRTAAAIIEADRMNTGAAAMIVQSFSQEHRWFEDFAAFCAFLGLRSERSVPLVRQLPDGQDLIIGWATRNPQYFARRVWTARPVWDLVHWWRPNSSELPLLALQPVSMQDRRGLPLVFPGPPCCPAPSRP
- a CDS encoding nucleotide sugar dehydrogenase encodes the protein MAFCNIAIAGIGYVGLSNAVLLAGRNTVRALDVDADRVAMLNDRLCPIIDADIAHHLATRDLDLTATTDPATAYAGADHVIVATPTNYDPVTNRFDTSSVEAVIADVMRLAPQAVIVVKSTVPVGFTLDVRARLGTDQVIFSPEFLREGRALHDNLHPSRIVVGEDSPRGRVFADLLAEAALDDDVPILLTGPTEAEAIKLFANTYLALRVAYFNELDSYALTSGLDSRQIIEGVGLDPRIGGHYNNPSFGYGGYCLPKDSKQLLANYADVPQNLIAAVVEANRTRKDVIADHILARRPQVVGIYRLVMKAGSDNFRQSAVQGIMKRLKAKGVEVIVYEPAMDETQFYGSEVITDLEAFKARAGLIVANRLTDDLKGVEDKVYTRDLFGGD
- a CDS encoding acyltransferase family protein, which produces MKVSRPAPERLEVLQAGRAAATVLVVLYHANNFMLPLRLYDGDTAWQGFGWGYGAVEFFFVLSGFIIARAHHSDVGQPVRILRFLYRRCIRILLMYWLVLTALLSQGYCKES
- a CDS encoding glycosyltransferase; the encoded protein is MPVQTTVVSSLAWTPHDYVGPPDHAYVDAALHDLDQEGVTHYVSLPPKAVYDLMDAADYLIFPTFHDTFGFVSIEALASGTPVIATNTCVLPEIIQTGRNGHLLPFDNDRIVGKWSWLYRQQDPGYLEAYEAATASLSAALFERLAGSWDDRALYEELSAGAVASAYDQFHPQTARRRLEALYERFRPAP
- a CDS encoding NAD-dependent epimerase/dehydratase family protein, with amino-acid sequence MKRMIVTGSAGLIGSEAVRHYDRQGWNVIGVDNNMRRVFFGSDGDTAWQRDRLQRDCSAYRHASIDIRDRRAVLDLFAEVRPDTVIHCAAQPSHDLAATIPFDDFEVNAVGTLNLLEATRRYATEAPFLFTSTNKVYGDGPNFISLVEHDTRFDFNDPHHAKGIAETFPIDQTKHSLFGASKVAADVMVQEYGRYFGMNTVCFRGGCLTGAGHSGAQLHGYLSYIFKAAAEDRPYTIFGYKGKQVRDQIHSRDVIAAFDAFIAAPRAGAVYNLGGGKANSVSILESIDRIGQLSGRTLTWTLSDQNRIGDHVVYYTDLTRFRTDYPDWRLTMSIDDIFDEFARVSFSSRSAA
- a CDS encoding WecB/TagA/CpsF family glycosyltransferase, with translation MPISVVDYDRAADCVIAAARQSQPYLVTALAVHGVVEARTKAEMGQVIERFDIVTPDGQPVRMALNLLYRAGLTDRVYGPTLMLRICEAAATQDIPVFLYGSTGEVVTALSQALVAKIPKLRVAGAEPSLFRPLQADESATLAQRVRDSGAGIVFIGLGCPRQELFAFDHRDIIGLPQVCVGAAFDFHAGHKRQAPQWMQDHALEWLFRLSQEPRRLFGRYAVTNSIFLFALARQWAARTS
- a CDS encoding O-antigen ligase family protein, with translation MLLLPVYLVTISVAARHPRQLLSTLRGNLPFALLVALPFLSTLWSVSPSITLRRSIGLALSILLAYVVATRFTPRQFLLIVVAVLGTSMVCSLLFAVLAPQMAYMPVGHELRGVFNHKNVLGWNAAICILATANLLVDRTANLRGLATVLLIASFCCLLLSGSSTALVVSAASGFFTLVYTLLRRSRGATRIVLILIAAQVALVGLMSIKVLVELLAEGVGKDPSLTGRVPLWALVDQNILQRPLLGHGYQAFWTQGNGEAWEIWTKLAWIAPHAHNGFRDWMLSCGIIGTIPLLTVLWRVLARGAWLHWHRPQEGWLWLNVLICVFIVMNLTESLLLVQNSFLFIIFAAAVLMVSAGQGRPRA
- a CDS encoding glycosyltransferase family 4 protein; its protein translation is MSPATARGRERSGLKVLLLVSDLEDYTIAFTNGLAHHVDVILAVPRRQYTALADWIDPSVDLRLLDWPRHRSPANIGLIAALWRLVRREHPDVIHILSNNTLWLNLVVPFWRGIPVVTTIHDVTLHPGDRETATLPAWAPRLMARQSAHIVVHGDGLKAHAVEVFRKDGRAVHVLPHPAMPRYALLAEREGLRRRSDGTFRVLMFGRIFAYKGLDLLMRAENLLRDMPDLRIVVAGRGDDPMTMRNRMGDPTKYDIRHRFILDREVAQLFLDADIVVLPYSEASQSGVLHLAGTFSRPVVATEVGEVGPAVRDHDLGLVVPVADAQALASAIRRLAGDAALRGKLGQRAQEWAQGDNSPRAIGAKSACLYRSIIDGGMAS